The Lysobacter enzymogenes genome window below encodes:
- the rpsR gene encoding 30S ribosomal protein S18 encodes MSKFFRRRKFCKFTAEGVKEIDYKDLNTLRQYLTETGKIVPSRVTGTKSKYQRQLATAVKRARFLALIPYTDNHNA; translated from the coding sequence ATGTCCAAGTTCTTTCGCCGCCGCAAGTTCTGCAAGTTCACCGCCGAGGGCGTCAAGGAGATCGATTACAAGGATCTCAACACCCTGCGCCAGTACCTGACCGAGACCGGCAAGATCGTGCCGAGCCGCGTCACCGGCACCAAGTCGAAGTACCAGCGCCAGCTGGCCACGGCGGTCAAGCGCGCGCGTTTCCTCGCGCTGATCCCGTACACCGACAACCACAACGCCTAA
- the rpsF gene encoding 30S ribosomal protein S6, translating to MRHYEVVFLVHPDQSEQVPAMVERYKSLIEAGEGKIHRLEDWGRRQLAYPIENLVKAHYVLFNIEVTQTVLNELVDGFRFNDAVLRHLVMKRDEADTEQSLIMKFKDEKGDKPERGERRRRDDDSDSAVGSADSAEDTTEAA from the coding sequence ATGCGTCATTACGAAGTCGTGTTCCTGGTCCACCCGGATCAGAGCGAGCAGGTCCCGGCCATGGTCGAGCGCTACAAGTCGCTGATCGAAGCCGGCGAGGGCAAGATCCACCGCCTGGAAGACTGGGGCCGCCGTCAGCTGGCCTACCCGATCGAGAACCTGGTCAAGGCCCACTACGTCCTGTTCAACATCGAAGTCACCCAGACCGTGCTCAACGAGCTGGTCGACGGCTTCCGTTTCAACGACGCGGTCCTGCGTCACCTGGTCATGAAGCGCGACGAAGCCGACACCGAGCAGTCGCTGATCATGAAGTTCAAGGACGAGAAGGGCGACAAGCCCGAGCGCGGTGAGCGCCGTCGTCGCGACGACGACAGCGACAGCGCCGTCGGTTCCGCCGATAGCGCCGAAGACACCACCGAAGCCGCCTGA
- the rplI gene encoding 50S ribosomal protein L9, which yields MQLILLQKVTNLGNLGDKVNVKPGYGRNYLVPQGKAVPATAANLAEFETRRAEYEAKATSLLEGAEGRKAKLEGVEVTITANAATEGKLYGSVTPRDIAEALTKAGFEVGKSEVIMGEGPIRRTGEYDVLIHLHADVETTVKVIVIGEAA from the coding sequence ATGCAACTGATCCTGCTGCAGAAAGTCACCAACCTCGGCAACCTCGGCGACAAGGTCAACGTCAAGCCGGGCTACGGCCGCAACTACCTGGTTCCGCAGGGCAAGGCCGTGCCGGCCACCGCCGCCAACCTGGCCGAGTTCGAGACCCGCCGCGCCGAGTACGAAGCCAAGGCCACCTCGCTGCTGGAAGGCGCCGAAGGCCGCAAGGCCAAGCTGGAAGGCGTGGAGGTGACCATCACCGCCAACGCCGCCACCGAAGGCAAGCTGTACGGCTCGGTGACCCCGCGCGACATCGCCGAGGCGCTGACCAAGGCCGGCTTCGAAGTCGGCAAGTCGGAAGTGATCATGGGCGAAGGCCCGATCCGCCGCACCGGCGAATACGACGTGCTGATCCACCTGCACGCCGACGTCGAGACCACCGTCAAGGTGATCGTGATCGGCGAAGCCGCCTGA
- a CDS encoding SCO family protein: MAARTRTSLEFRRRQDASSAAAARPLRLAAALLWLVAALAAPAAASADADPHAAHRAAMAAAPAGATATTVALPGVRLRQRDGSELRLDAQAFGDRVVVVDFVFTNCTTICPALTAIMGAVQTRLQRDGAGGWQLLSLSVDPARDTPARMDDYARKVGAGERWWWLTGERSEVERGLRAFGVPPGPPEEHAPMVLVGHPASGRWLRWVGMPDPQQLAAAVRQLRERAEAGEGAHAAH, from the coding sequence ATGGCTGCGAGAACACGGACGTCGCTCGAATTCCGCCGGCGCCAGGATGCGTCGAGCGCGGCCGCCGCCCGGCCGCTGCGCCTGGCCGCAGCGCTGTTGTGGCTCGTCGCGGCGCTAGCCGCGCCCGCCGCGGCGAGCGCCGATGCCGACCCGCACGCGGCCCATCGCGCCGCGATGGCCGCCGCGCCGGCCGGCGCTACGGCCACCACGGTGGCCTTGCCCGGCGTGCGCCTGCGCCAGCGCGACGGCAGCGAACTGCGGCTGGACGCGCAGGCCTTCGGCGACCGTGTCGTGGTGGTCGATTTCGTGTTTACCAACTGCACCACGATCTGTCCCGCGCTGACCGCGATCATGGGCGCGGTGCAGACCCGCCTGCAGCGCGACGGCGCCGGTGGCTGGCAACTGTTGTCGCTGTCGGTGGACCCGGCGCGCGACACGCCCGCGCGCATGGACGACTACGCGCGCAAGGTCGGCGCGGGCGAGCGCTGGTGGTGGCTGACCGGCGAGCGCAGCGAAGTCGAGCGCGGCCTGCGCGCGTTCGGCGTGCCGCCGGGGCCGCCGGAGGAACATGCGCCGATGGTGCTGGTCGGCCATCCCGCCAGCGGCCGCTGGCTGCGCTGGGTCGGCATGCCCGATCCGCAGCAGCTCGCCGCCGCCGTGCGGCAACTGCGCGAACGCGCCGAAGCGGGGGAGGGCGCTCATGCCGCGCATTGA
- a CDS encoding SCO family protein, with the protein MPRIEWFASMLVLAALAAPARADTAHAAPVAPAASADPEARGRAYFGDAELTDQDGRRQRFYSDLLSDKVVLINVVFTRCPSACPLMTQHLKAVRRQLGDRFGRQVRFLSLSVDPAYDTPQAMKRFAAQQGVDEPGWRFLVADEATTRAVLGRLGQWSDKAEDHTTLLIAGNARRAHWTKLRPDAPPERIAADLRRLAGESL; encoded by the coding sequence ATGCCGCGCATTGAATGGTTCGCATCGATGCTGGTCCTGGCGGCATTGGCCGCGCCCGCGCGCGCCGACACGGCCCATGCCGCGCCGGTTGCGCCTGCCGCGTCCGCCGATCCCGAAGCGCGCGGCCGCGCCTATTTCGGCGATGCCGAACTCACCGACCAGGACGGCCGCCGGCAACGGTTCTACAGCGATCTGCTCAGCGACAAGGTCGTGCTGATCAACGTCGTGTTCACCCGCTGCCCCAGCGCCTGTCCGCTGATGACCCAGCACCTCAAGGCGGTGCGGCGGCAACTCGGCGACCGTTTCGGGCGCCAGGTGCGGTTCCTGTCGTTGTCGGTCGACCCCGCCTACGACACGCCGCAGGCGATGAAGCGCTTCGCCGCGCAGCAAGGCGTCGACGAACCGGGCTGGCGCTTCCTGGTCGCCGACGAGGCGACCACGCGCGCCGTGCTCGGCCGCCTCGGCCAGTGGAGCGACAAGGCCGAGGACCACACCACCTTGTTGATCGCCGGCAACGCGCGTCGCGCGCACTGGACCAAACTGCGTCCGGACGCGCCGCCGGAGCGCATCGCGGCCGATTTGCGCCGGTTGGCCGGCGAGTCGCTGTGA
- a CDS encoding aKG-HExxH-type peptide beta-hydroxylase, with product MRAAVAYLSFRQPTLALSQEGLPMRDLIQQVDAGLQAHDEFGDSRQIVRLNIERYKFALAVLAREDARLRAALPAVEALSHAQADTLFGDLLLRAELEAEIERLETGVAPIHQAGLLAWSLERSLARRDDPLSLSAAAMQRRFVAGPDLDGRRIWIWDLADAAEPAADALREALRLGFMPGGHCEAQLVRPSATMVAQLDRACTLLQTLVPHVARSVFGHLHSVAFAHMRNERGPMLTASGGDSTPCMIFIAPEELANPWDTAVHIMHEAVHLKLSDMVRTSAAVVREDMVTLPWGREISVSNCLFAFHAYVHLQVFRTAVERLGPELHAIYGAPEDYRAGTRAHAMSVVNNASTAPFSRGHERMAYLAQQFRSEWSHYLTPFARRMVDWLCAAIAPLIDMPAEAAPVAVAAGDAPAGAPTASVRYAKNPHLQLRPIQDRGVLFAADPAQPKIRKLNTAAWLMFELCDGRSELDLTQAYADLAGLASDRAWRQVEPTLGSLVANGMILPQGQSAAAREGRAA from the coding sequence ATGCGCGCAGCTGTCGCTTACCTGTCGTTTCGCCAGCCAACGCTAGCACTCAGCCAGGAAGGTCTTCCCATGAGAGATCTGATCCAGCAAGTCGACGCGGGCCTGCAGGCCCACGACGAGTTCGGCGATTCGCGACAGATCGTCCGCCTCAACATCGAACGCTACAAATTCGCGCTGGCGGTGCTGGCGCGCGAGGACGCGCGCTTGCGCGCGGCGCTGCCGGCGGTGGAGGCGTTGAGCCATGCGCAAGCCGATACATTGTTCGGCGACCTGTTGCTGCGCGCCGAACTGGAAGCGGAGATCGAACGCCTGGAAACCGGCGTCGCGCCGATCCATCAAGCCGGCCTGCTGGCCTGGAGCCTGGAACGCAGCCTGGCCCGGCGCGACGATCCGCTGAGCCTGTCGGCGGCGGCGATGCAGCGGCGCTTCGTCGCGGGCCCCGATCTCGACGGCCGGCGCATCTGGATCTGGGATCTGGCCGACGCCGCCGAGCCTGCCGCAGACGCGCTGCGCGAAGCGCTGCGCCTGGGCTTCATGCCCGGCGGCCATTGCGAAGCGCAACTGGTGCGGCCGAGCGCAACGATGGTCGCGCAACTCGATCGCGCCTGCACGCTGCTGCAAACCCTGGTGCCGCACGTCGCGCGCAGCGTGTTCGGGCATCTGCACTCGGTCGCCTTCGCGCACATGCGCAACGAGCGCGGGCCGATGCTGACCGCCTCGGGCGGCGACTCCACGCCGTGCATGATCTTCATCGCGCCGGAGGAGCTGGCCAATCCCTGGGACACCGCCGTGCACATCATGCACGAGGCCGTGCATCTCAAGCTCTCCGATATGGTCCGCACCAGCGCCGCGGTGGTGCGCGAGGACATGGTGACGCTGCCGTGGGGCCGCGAGATCTCGGTCTCCAACTGCCTGTTCGCGTTCCATGCTTACGTGCATTTGCAGGTCTTCCGCACCGCGGTCGAGCGACTCGGGCCGGAACTGCACGCGATCTACGGCGCGCCCGAAGACTATCGCGCGGGAACCCGCGCGCACGCGATGTCGGTGGTCAACAACGCTTCGACCGCGCCGTTCTCGCGCGGCCACGAGCGCATGGCGTATCTGGCCCAGCAGTTCCGCAGCGAGTGGTCGCATTACCTGACCCCGTTCGCGCGGCGCATGGTCGATTGGCTGTGCGCGGCGATCGCGCCGTTGATCGACATGCCGGCCGAGGCCGCGCCCGTGGCCGTGGCCGCGGGCGACGCGCCGGCCGGCGCGCCGACGGCGTCGGTGCGTTACGCCAAGAACCCGCATTTGCAGTTGCGGCCCATTCAGGACCGCGGCGTGCTGTTCGCGGCCGATCCCGCCCAGCCGAAGATCCGCAAGCTCAATACCGCGGCCTGGTTGATGTTCGAACTGTGCGACGGGCGCAGCGAACTCGATCTCACCCAGGCGTACGCCGATCTCGCAGGGCTCGCCAGCGACCGCGCCTGGCGACAGGTCGAGCCGACGTTGGGCAGTCTGGTCGCCAACGGAATGATCCTGCCGCAAGGACAAAGCGCCGCCGCGCGCGAGGGGAGGGCCGCATGA
- a CDS encoding c-type cytochrome has translation MLTGAASAADRQSRPRPSPVASSASDPAATADTTSATSTSHTVATTNTTNTNTAALDLGRRLYQLGLGRDGREIGARMGAGGTVGLRGGAVACGNCHGGDGRGGGEGWVRAPDLRWFALGRPRLREDGSRRPGYDRAALARALRLGVAADGAALDPAMPRYDLADDELDAVLAHLRGLDRDAGAAGPPALLVLLPEPAAAPAERLLEGWRNCPPPPAAAGRKRPALDVLRYRDWPQAAAELAERERAGRVAALFAPYLIGVEADVAAAPLPSELPLLLPVSLRGLAPDAANVRFRFALPGQLEQARALIAERPRIRRWRLYRDPDDPAAVAQARRLSAELAQRGVAAEETASVAGAGPVPLLALSPLPPPAAGAAAAAPSPALAVPATNLDWNAARAWRDRGAALRIAYAYPPEAAATPGRWIGPQQVWHALGCELLAQLPPVPAAAAGLPAWRQRVAALPPLRLQGWFELPARPVSGSDLVTLGDWPEPPAR, from the coding sequence ATGTTGACGGGCGCAGCGTCGGCCGCAGACAGACAGTCGCGGCCGCGGCCCAGCCCTGTCGCTTCGTCGGCCTCCGACCCGGCAGCCACAGCAGACACCACGAGCGCCACGAGCACCTCGCACACCGTAGCCACCACGAACACCACGAACACCAACACCGCCGCGCTCGACCTCGGCCGCCGCCTGTACCAACTCGGCCTCGGCCGCGACGGCCGCGAGATCGGCGCGCGCATGGGCGCCGGCGGCACCGTGGGCCTGCGCGGCGGCGCGGTCGCCTGCGGCAACTGCCACGGCGGCGACGGTCGCGGCGGCGGCGAGGGCTGGGTGCGCGCGCCCGACCTGCGCTGGTTCGCGCTCGGCCGCCCGCGCCTGCGCGAGGACGGCAGTCGGCGCCCCGGCTACGACCGCGCCGCGCTCGCCCGCGCCCTGCGCCTGGGCGTGGCCGCCGACGGCGCCGCGCTGGATCCGGCGATGCCGCGCTACGACCTCGCCGACGACGAACTCGACGCCGTGCTCGCGCACCTGCGCGGGCTCGACCGCGACGCCGGCGCAGCGGGCCCGCCCGCGTTGCTGGTGCTGCTGCCCGAGCCCGCCGCCGCGCCCGCCGAGCGCCTGCTGGAAGGCTGGCGCAACTGCCCGCCGCCGCCGGCCGCGGCAGGCCGCAAGCGTCCGGCGCTGGACGTGCTGCGCTACCGCGACTGGCCGCAGGCCGCCGCCGAACTGGCCGAACGCGAACGCGCCGGCCGCGTGGCCGCGCTGTTCGCGCCGTACCTGATAGGCGTCGAAGCCGACGTCGCCGCCGCGCCGCTGCCGTCCGAACTGCCGCTGCTGTTGCCGGTCAGCCTGCGCGGATTGGCACCGGACGCGGCGAACGTACGCTTCCGCTTCGCCCTGCCGGGCCAGCTCGAACAAGCGCGTGCCCTGATCGCCGAGCGGCCGCGGATCCGACGCTGGCGCCTGTACCGCGACCCGGACGATCCGGCCGCCGTCGCCCAGGCCCGGCGCCTGAGCGCGGAACTGGCGCAGCGCGGCGTCGCGGCCGAAGAAACCGCCAGCGTCGCCGGGGCCGGCCCGGTTCCGCTGCTGGCGCTGTCGCCCCTGCCGCCGCCGGCCGCGGGCGCCGCCGCCGCCGCCCCATCGCCCGCGCTCGCCGTGCCCGCAACCAACCTGGACTGGAACGCCGCCCGAGCCTGGCGCGATCGCGGCGCCGCGCTGCGCATCGCCTATGCCTATCCGCCCGAGGCCGCGGCGACGCCGGGCCGCTGGATCGGCCCGCAACAGGTCTGGCACGCGCTCGGCTGCGAGCTGCTGGCGCAACTGCCGCCGGTGCCGGCCGCCGCCGCCGGCCTGCCGGCCTGGCGCCAACGCGTGGCCGCGCTGCCGCCGCTGCGGCTGCAAGGCTGGTTCGAACTGCCCGCGCGCCCGGTGTCCGGCAGCGATCTCGTAACCTTGGGAGATTGGCCCGAGCCGCCGGCGCGTTGA
- a CDS encoding replicative DNA helicase yields the protein MSSRPGFRGEKRFETRAEQRIDQLRVPPQSVEAEQAVLGGLMLAPDAYDRVADQLVEEDFYRRDHQLIYRAIRELAERSRPFDAVTLGEWFDSQGLSEQVAGGAYLIELATTTPSAANIAAYAEIVRDKAVMRKLIEVGTEIVNDGFQPDGRDSSEILSKAEQQVFAIAEAGARGRTDFTPVTKALSEAFDTLQTRYANGGAVTGLPTGYTEFDEMTAGLQNTDLLILAARPAMGKTTFALNIAEHVAFRTKKAVAVFSMEMSASQLALRLISSVGRVNAQRLRSGQLEDEDWARVTGAIRQLREVKIFIDDTPGLSPDVLRAKSRRLKREHDLGLIVIDYLQLMSVPGNQENRATEISEISRSLKHLAKELNLPVIALSQLNRSLEQRADKRPVMADLRESGAIEQDADIIIFIYRDDYYNKETSPDKGLAEVIIGKQRSGPTGSLKLKFFGEYTRFDNLAHDSIGSFE from the coding sequence ATGAGCTCACGTCCCGGATTCCGCGGCGAAAAACGTTTCGAGACCCGCGCCGAACAGCGCATCGACCAACTGCGCGTGCCGCCGCAATCAGTCGAAGCCGAGCAGGCCGTGCTCGGCGGCCTGATGCTGGCGCCCGACGCCTACGACCGCGTCGCCGACCAACTGGTCGAGGAAGACTTCTATCGCCGCGACCATCAGCTGATCTACCGCGCGATCCGCGAGCTGGCCGAGCGCAGCCGCCCGTTCGACGCGGTGACCCTCGGCGAATGGTTCGATTCGCAGGGCCTGAGCGAACAGGTCGCCGGCGGCGCTTACCTGATCGAACTGGCGACGACCACGCCGTCGGCCGCCAACATCGCCGCCTACGCCGAAATCGTTCGCGACAAGGCGGTCATGCGCAAGCTGATCGAAGTCGGCACCGAGATCGTCAACGACGGTTTCCAGCCCGATGGCCGCGACAGCAGCGAGATCCTGTCCAAGGCCGAGCAGCAGGTGTTCGCGATCGCCGAAGCCGGCGCGCGTGGGCGCACCGACTTCACCCCGGTGACCAAGGCGCTGTCGGAAGCCTTCGACACCTTGCAGACGCGCTACGCCAACGGCGGCGCGGTGACCGGCCTGCCGACCGGCTACACCGAATTCGACGAAATGACCGCGGGCCTGCAGAACACCGACCTGCTGATCCTGGCCGCGCGTCCGGCGATGGGCAAGACCACCTTCGCCCTCAACATCGCCGAGCACGTCGCCTTCCGCACCAAGAAGGCGGTCGCGGTGTTCTCGATGGAAATGTCGGCCAGCCAGCTCGCGCTGCGCCTGATTTCCTCGGTCGGCCGGGTCAACGCCCAGCGGCTGCGCTCGGGCCAGCTGGAAGACGAGGATTGGGCGCGCGTGACCGGCGCGATCCGCCAGCTGCGCGAGGTCAAGATCTTCATCGACGACACCCCGGGCCTGTCGCCGGACGTGCTGCGCGCCAAGTCTCGCCGGCTCAAGCGCGAGCACGACCTGGGCCTGATCGTGATCGACTACCTGCAGCTGATGTCGGTGCCGGGCAACCAGGAAAACCGCGCGACCGAAATCTCGGAGATCTCGCGCTCGCTCAAGCACCTGGCCAAGGAACTCAACCTGCCGGTGATCGCGCTGTCGCAGCTCAACCGCTCGCTGGAACAGCGCGCCGACAAGCGCCCGGTGATGGCCGACCTGCGCGAATCCGGCGCCATCGAGCAGGACGCGGACATCATCATCTTCATTTACCGCGACGACTACTACAACAAGGAAACTTCGCCCGACAAGGGCTTGGCCGAGGTCATCATCGGCAAGCAGCGTTCCGGCCCGACCGGCTCGCTGAAGCTCAAGTTCTTCGGCGAATACACCCGCTTCGACAATCTCGCCCACGATTCGATCGGCAGCTTCGAGTAA